The sequence CGCATCTAGGCTTCATTCATGGATATCTAATATAACAAGGCGTAACGTCAAAGAACTCGATCTCTGTTTGCGTCTAATTAAACAAACCTTTTTTTATTCCTTCTTCTCTTTTTAAATGTGAATCACTGACTAAATTGGAGCTAAGTGCATCCTGTAATATTCACATTCCTAAAAGTTTCTCTTTTCCGAAACTCAAGAGCCTTACACTTCGTTATATCCAATTTACTGAAGATAATGGCTGGAATAAAGACCACTTTTCTAATTGCCCTGTCCTTTGAGAATTTGATTTTGGATGACTGCATGTGGTTTGGTTCGAGGAAATTCTGGATTTAAACTCCAGCTCTGAAAGTCTTGAAAATTCAGAATTATTCTCCAAATAAGTACGGTCTACAAGATTATAATCTCAAAATTTATGCACGGGATCTAGTATCTCTTCTCTACAATAATGTTGTGGCCAAGGATTATGACCTGTCCAACTTTTTGAAACTAGATAATGCAGAAATCTACTTTCGTGTATATGATGATAGGATAGGTCATGGTGCAGCTGTGAGTAAGTTTCTTCGAGCACTTTCACATGTTCAAAGTCTAATAATAGATACGGCTGACCTACAGGTATTCTTCTTTCCTCGAGATATCTTTATGTTTTTATATGGCTGACTAGACTCCTCGGAACTGATTTATACGCTTGTTTTCTTTCCTCGAGATATCTTCTCTCCTCTGGTAGATTGTCTTATACGCTTGTTTTTACTGCCCTGTTATGAATAGGATGTCCTCTATGCAGAAGATTTCGTAAACATTCTACCTAGATTTAATAATCTGAACAAGTTGGACCTGACTCTTGGACCAGCCTCGGATGAATTAATATTTGCATTGCTCAAAGCACCACCTAATCTGAAGAAGCTTCAATTCGACTGGGCAAGTGCTCAAAACTTGGTTTACATTTGTTAACCATTTATGCCTTCTAAAAAGCTTTTCTTATGACTTTGTCTGGTTATTATTATTCCAGGACCTTTTTGACCTTGACAATGACGATAGAGTGTATGATGAAACTGACGACTTGTTTCGACACATCCGTTCAGTTCGGTTCAGGAGATTTGAGTGGGAGGGGGGAGAGTTGCGATGGGGGAAattaattatgaaaactgaacAATCTTTACATAAAATGACGATTCGTACTG comes from Papaver somniferum cultivar HN1 chromosome 7, ASM357369v1, whole genome shotgun sequence and encodes:
- the LOC113294131 gene encoding FBD-associated F-box protein At5g22730-like, yielding MDLNNQNNSSIGESEDKISGLPDALIYHILSFLDIKLVVRTSVLSTRWNDIWASIPILIFPSWTSEVSLSEINKFMDFVDRTLLLRDPSSNIQKNYSPNKYGLQDYNLKIYARDLVSLLYNNVVAKDYDLSNFLKLDNAEIYFRVYDDRIGHGAAVSKFLRALSHVQSLIIDTADLQDVLYAEDFVNILPRFNNLNKLDLTLGPASDELIFALLKAPPNLKKLQFDWDLFDLDNDDRVYDETDDLFRHIRSVRFRRFEWEGGELRWGKLIMKTEQSLHKMTIRTGNCD